In Sphingomonas sp. G-3-2-10, a single window of DNA contains:
- a CDS encoding ATPase — MPQISQLAETFASQLFWLLLTFGIVFFVIGKMMLPKVTSTVDQRDKSVADDLAAAEAARAVADEQEEAWRLRENAARETAQKRVGEARAKAALATEKTLAKANAKIEAKVTSAEAKITEASAAAAAEIEAVAADAAQDIVGRLTGSKVTAADAKKAVKAVLNG; from the coding sequence ATGCCACAGATCTCCCAACTCGCCGAGACCTTCGCGTCGCAGCTCTTCTGGCTGCTGCTGACGTTCGGGATCGTCTTCTTCGTCATCGGCAAGATGATGCTTCCCAAGGTGACGTCGACCGTCGACCAGCGCGACAAGAGCGTTGCCGACGATCTCGCCGCCGCCGAGGCCGCGCGCGCCGTTGCCGACGAGCAGGAAGAAGCGTGGCGGCTGCGTGAGAATGCGGCACGCGAGACGGCCCAGAAGCGCGTGGGCGAAGCCCGCGCCAAGGCCGCGCTCGCGACCGAGAAGACCCTCGCCAAGGCGAATGCCAAGATCGAGGCGAAGGTGACTTCCGCGGAAGCGAAGATCACCGAGGCCAGCGCTGCTGCCGCCGCCGAGATCGAAGCCGTCGCGGCGGACGCCGCTCAGGACATTGTCGGCCGGCTGACCGGTTCGAAGGTGACCGCAGCGGACGCGAAGAAGGCAGTGAAGGCGGTGCTCAATGGCTAA
- a CDS encoding F0F1 ATP synthase subunit A, producing MAAESGKIDPMHQFEVQTIWDGFNIAGHQIAFTNSALWMCAAVVVLWVFMLGGMKQQVVPGRWQMLVENFTGFVSKLVDDNIGKGGRKYLPYVFSLFMFILFANLLGLLPLGLFGIHPFTFTSHFTVTGALAIMSFSIVLIVGFWKHGFHFFSLFVPKGTPLPMVLIIFPIELVSFLFRPFSLGLRLFVAMIAGHILLKVLAGFVINSANAGALWGGVVGIPSFTLMVGVSALEVLVAGIQAYVFALLTSLYIHDAEHLH from the coding sequence GTGGCTGCTGAATCAGGCAAGATTGACCCGATGCACCAGTTCGAGGTGCAGACCATCTGGGACGGCTTCAACATCGCCGGCCATCAGATCGCCTTCACCAATTCGGCACTGTGGATGTGCGCGGCCGTGGTAGTGCTGTGGGTGTTCATGCTCGGCGGCATGAAGCAGCAGGTCGTTCCCGGCCGCTGGCAGATGCTGGTCGAGAACTTCACCGGTTTCGTGAGCAAGCTGGTCGACGACAATATCGGCAAGGGCGGTCGCAAGTACCTGCCTTACGTGTTCTCGCTGTTCATGTTCATCCTCTTCGCCAACCTGCTCGGCCTGCTGCCGCTGGGCCTGTTCGGCATCCATCCCTTCACCTTCACCAGCCACTTCACCGTCACCGGTGCGCTGGCGATCATGAGCTTCTCGATCGTGCTGATCGTCGGCTTCTGGAAGCATGGGTTCCACTTCTTCAGCCTGTTCGTGCCCAAGGGCACGCCGCTGCCGATGGTGCTGATCATCTTCCCGATCGAGCTGGTATCGTTCCTGTTCCGCCCCTTCAGCCTTGGCCTGCGACTGTTCGTCGCGATGATCGCCGGCCACATCCTGCTCAAGGTGCTTGCCGGCTTCGTGATCAACTCGGCCAATGCCGGCGCCCTGTGGGGCGGCGTGGTGGGCATCCCCAGCTTCACGCTGATGGTCGGTGTGTCAGCGCTCGAAGTGCTGGTCGCCGGGATCCAGGCCTATGTCTTTGCGCTGCTGACGTCGCTGTACATCCACGACGCCGAGCATCTGCACTGA
- a CDS encoding AtpZ/AtpI family protein, with protein sequence MAENEPGSEPLQEDARLTSLDARLRQAKSEEAIRNGEARGKGDDGYRLGNRVLAELVGGLVGGAVVGGALDYWLGTSPWLLLVLLFLGIASAFRNIIRISNQRSK encoded by the coding sequence ATGGCTGAAAACGAGCCCGGATCGGAACCCCTTCAGGAGGATGCACGCCTCACCTCGCTCGATGCGAGGCTGCGGCAGGCAAAATCGGAAGAGGCGATCAGGAACGGCGAGGCACGGGGCAAGGGCGACGACGGATACCGTCTCGGCAACCGCGTGCTGGCCGAACTGGTTGGGGGACTGGTCGGAGGGGCCGTAGTCGGCGGTGCGCTCGACTATTGGCTGGGAACCTCGCCCTGGCTCCTGCTCGTGCTGCTGTTCCTCGGAATCGCCAGCGCGTTCAGGAACATCATCAGGATTTCAAACCAGCGCTCGAAGTGA
- a CDS encoding F0F1 ATP synthase subunit C, producing MDAEAAKLIGAGLAAIGAGMAAIGVGNVFGSFLEGALRNPGAADGQQGRLFIGFAAAELLGLLAFVVAMILIFVA from the coding sequence ATGGACGCAGAAGCAGCAAAGCTCATCGGTGCGGGTCTCGCGGCAATCGGCGCCGGCATGGCCGCCATCGGCGTGGGCAACGTGTTCGGTTCGTTCCTCGAAGGCGCGCTGCGCAATCCGGGCGCGGCCGATGGCCAGCAGGGCCGTCTGTTCATCGGCTTCGCGGCCGCCGAGCTTCTCGGCCTGCTCGCGTTCGTCGTGGCGATGATCCTGATCTTCGTCGCCTAA
- the radC gene encoding DNA repair protein RadC: MSEAPDTSGHRARLRQRLFEGGPDALLDHELIEYLLALAIPRRDTKPLAKALLREFGGIAALLTADAKSLARVPGMGETSAAALKAAHAAALRLLRAEIAGRPMLGNWQALLDYLRADMAHHSIERVRVLHLNSKNLLIRDELVSEGSIDEAAVYIREIVRRAIDLGSAAIILVHNHPSGDPSPSRADIELTRNLADAAKRLGIAVHDHIIIGTDGHVSLRSQGLI, from the coding sequence ATGTCCGAAGCCCCCGACACCAGCGGCCATCGCGCGCGATTGCGCCAGCGGTTGTTCGAGGGCGGGCCGGACGCGCTGCTCGATCACGAGTTGATCGAATATCTCCTCGCCCTCGCCATTCCGCGCCGTGACACCAAGCCCTTGGCGAAGGCGCTGTTGCGCGAATTCGGCGGAATCGCCGCCTTGCTCACCGCCGACGCCAAATCGCTCGCCCGCGTGCCGGGCATGGGCGAAACCAGCGCCGCAGCGCTCAAGGCCGCGCACGCCGCCGCGCTGCGCCTGCTGCGCGCCGAAATCGCCGGCCGGCCGATGCTGGGCAACTGGCAGGCGCTGCTCGACTATCTGCGCGCCGACATGGCGCACCATAGTATAGAGCGTGTCCGCGTGCTTCATCTCAACAGCAAGAACCTGCTGATCCGCGACGAGCTCGTCAGCGAAGGATCGATCGACGAAGCGGCCGTCTATATCCGCGAGATCGTCCGCCGCGCGATCGATCTCGGCTCGGCAGCGATCATCCTCGTCCACAATCATCCCTCGGGCGATCCCTCGCCCAGTCGCGCCGACATCGAACTGACGCGCAACCTCGCCGACGCCGCCAAGCGGCTCGGCATCGCGGTGCATGATCACATCATCATCGGCACCGACGGCCATGTCAGCCTGAGATCGCAGGGGCTGATCTGA